A segment of the Carya illinoinensis cultivar Pawnee chromosome 1, C.illinoinensisPawnee_v1, whole genome shotgun sequence genome:
CTTTCGGCTTCTCCCGCATactgtcatatatatatgtgtgctcCCTGACTCATCTAGGAATATTGCCAGTTTATGAGACTTTTGGGTATATGAGACAATTACACATCAAGATATTAATCAAGAAATTAAGAATATATTAACCTTCTGATCTTGTGGTTTCAAATTATTAGCTCCCATCATCATTCATAATTTGAAGAAGGATACCAGCTTGGAGAGATTGATCAGCAGTAAAAAAGCAAAGCTAGCTCATTTTCATGTCCGAAATAAGCATTTGCTGTTTTGCGGAAAATGATTGCAGGCCAGCAGGATTAATTGAAATTCAGTGGACtaaaatctagccatggtttGTGAGCCGCTGGTGACTGGTCGTACAAGCATGTCGTTTTTCTTGTCTATCATgtagctagaaacatcatgacCAGCTAAGTTTTCATTTTAGGTTCAgcgtattataatatatatatatatattaatagtaataaacaGTGCTAGCTCCAAGTGTTTGGGATTTGGTGTACAGCCCGCATTCAGTGTCCAAATCAGGAATCCATGCATACATGATGACGATGCGAAAGTGAGACACTCAAATATCACTCATGCTCAACAATGGAAAATGCGTCCAGTCACTGAAATGACGCATTTCATAAAACATGAtgatctgtttttgtttttgttatgatGAGGGGCTATCAGAGACGCATTGATTCAAGTTGATTAATGTTAATCAAATGTCCCTGGACATACATGCAGTGGTTTCTCAGAAACCAAACGAATTTTTACAGAGCTTTTCACAGAGAAGAATGGAAGTTATTAAGATCGATAAATAGAGATCggaaattaagaagaaaatatcTATCCCATatatacatagatcgatctgcCGCGTATCGCCATGGGATCATGATGGAGGTTTTAGAGGATTATGCATCGAATATTAAACCCTAGAATTATTCTAACTGTCAGCAAATTACCCGATCAACTCtttatactctctctctctctctctggtatTTGATCCTCCTTTCACTGATCATTGATCATTTTGGCTTACTTTTGAACTTCAAACCTTACTCTGAACTCTTTTCAAATGGCCAAATTAAGTATGGAAGTCAGTCTATCAGATTAAGCATATAGATGCTAGAAACAGGATGGGTTTATACAAATTGACTGTCTGATGCAGGAAGCCTTTGACCAAGATTTAAAAATCTGGAGTACCCCATCTCTTATTGGCAGCTTTAACTCACGATACTGCATGGGATTCCTGGCCCCCAAAGAAGCAAAGCATCTTCTGAAGAGCTTTCCTTGCAGATGAGCTTGGACTCCGGAAgcaaacaattaataaaaaaagtacaTCTTactatgaaaatgaaatatcagAATGCATATAGAACTGGCTAGTGAAAGAACCCAAGCCAGGCACATCTCTCTCTATGGTACCCCAAATAAGCAGCTGCAGGTCCCCCCCCCCTCAATATCAAGGATTCAAGCTGAACCGTGCATGACTCGAGGAGAGTGACCTTAGCTACCCCCTTGATCAGTACCATTGTTGAATAAATAACTTAATTAGAAAATTTTCGTTATGAGTAAGAGAAAAAGTTGGGGAAACCGAAccaaaatcaaattaattaaatgggTGCTGATGAGCATGAAATAAACCCATGCCTTATGGAAGAAGATAAACTAGATTAGTAAGAGAATCTTGGGATCTTGGCGGATCCTACACCAAACGTACGCTGAACCTTTGAGTATGGTATAGTGTTTGAAGAGTCACAGATCATAAAAGCATTGTCTGCATGTGTGCCCCTCtggtatattttataagaaacttTCCTGCTGCTGAAGTGCCCACATGTTCCCTTTGAAACATActatattgaaaaagaaaaggaagagtaAATTTGAGAAGCTTTGGATGATTGGATCTATCGAAGAAGGGGACGTTTGGGGCTAATACAGATTTTGTCGGGTTGGATTTTGAGTTTGTAAGACTTAGAGGTTTGATTCGTATGGATAGGTTGGGAATGGTTGTTATTAGAGAGAAGTGATTTTTTCTCAGAGGTTTTGTATCtaaggtattcctccgccaaaagtgagggtttcttaataaaatttggGGTAGGGATCCCTCTTGTACATGGGATCCTGacttttctataaaaaaaaaaaaaaaaaaaaaggatctatCGAATTTCTCGATCACGAACTTGGAGTTGAATCTCCTTGAGAGAGATGATAGAATATTGCTTATAACATTTTCTTTGCCAAGATGAAAAACGAAGAACAAGTAATATtagcaattaaaaaataaataaaataatatgaaataaaacaaacCTATCAGCTCTTCCTTCCCAAGGTGACCCCATCAATGATCAAACATCTGGGTTCGACCATCACCACATGCAGGAGGGGCAGATCATATGATGAAGcagatgaaaaatattaaaaatttataaaaactacACGATTCCATGTAATATGTTTAAAGACTTAAATGGAAAACAGGAAAATGAAAGATCAGTGTGTGCAGTGACGACTGCAAAAGTTAATGCATTATTTGCAAGAAAGAGTGGAGACTTGGGCAACAGGGACAGACCAGGTAGGGAGGTCTCTGATGAGAGACAGTGATCAACCTTTGCTTCTTCCATGATCATTTAAAGTTGGCCAAAGTACCTTCAGAAGAAAAGATGcataaaaggagaagaaagagaagaagaaatgaaaggaagCAAAGGTTCTGGAAACGCATCGATGTAAAAGCCCAAAGCATATGCATCCACATTGAATGGAAGTTGAAGCATCTATGTTGTAAAgcataagaaaaaggaaaaggccaGACACTCATTCAATACCATCAATAATGCTTCTAACGAACATCCCCATATcctttatttctctctttccctctctccctccctctctcagaACTGAAACGAAAAGCTGGGTTATTTAATGACATGTTAGTAAATGCTACGCACATACTCGAGTACACGTAGAACGGAATGTGTAACGGAAAATGCAGGTTGGCACACGTTTGTGGCAGAGAGAGAGCTGGCTTCCAACTGTCTGAGATCACACAAACTTACAAATGAAAGCTCTATTTCAAAGATAAACGAAACAGACATTAACTCCAATGCAAGTCCTCATTCCTCAAGATGAACAAAACCTTACAGTCTCATGTACAGATGCAtggaaataaaagaaacttGAATTGAAACCACATGTATCTTACTATAGCATCCGTAGCTCATACCACTAGCGCCATTACAGCATGTAGCAGATGTAGATAAACCAAAGATTTTTCATGCACtcatgaaatgaaaaagaaattagcTAGCCATCAATAATAGTCTACTCTAATCGAAGTTGAAACTTGACAACATCCATTCAAACACCAGCACAACCTTAATCGATAACAAATCCACACTCCCTCCCCCGCCCCCCAAAGTAACCACGAAAAGAGAGGAAACAAGACAAGGAGAATCGAAACCCTAAGAACCAACTAAAATCCCGAGAAAGTAGCCGAATTTCTCAGCAAAGTCAGCAACACAATTTCCCACTTCCGTTTCCTTCCAATCATCCCGTACCACCATTCTTTCTTTCAGTGCACAGCTAGAGAGATAAAGAGAGAGGGATTAATAATAGACAGGAGCAAAACGAGGCCCTTCTTTGTAAAAATCCTTCAATGCTAGGCTTAGCTacaaaagagatttttttttcctttgggttttttttttccggttGTTGCTAGGGCTTCTTACCAAGTGTGTGCTTGTTATTGTGCATCCACACCTTGAGAACGTGGCGCTTGACCCCGGTCTCGTTACAGAACTCCTGCACCACGGCCTCGTCGTGCTTCTGAATCCTCCACCCCAGACTCTCCGCCAGCCCCAGCATCTTGTCCTTTTGCTCCTGTGTGAACTTGGTCCTAAACCTCTTCTTCGACAACGACCCACCTAATCCCCCACTTGGATTTGACACGTCCTCCTCCTGGTCTTCCCTGCTATGACCTCCTGAAATCGACGGCAGCGCCAGCGGCCTGTGCTGCTGCGGAGCTAAGTGGAGGTACCCCGACGGGGTCCGATAGTATGGAGAGAATTGAGGGTGGTGTGGGACCTGCAGGTACGGGTCAGCAACACCGACAGAGGCACTGGGGTGTCCATCGGTCTCCTTGCGGTGGAAGTTGCGGTGGCAGTTGCAGGCGGCGCATTTGAGGGCATCAAGCGTTCCTTCCACTCCGGCAGGCATAAATTCGCAGCAGCCGTCGACCGCGTGCCCTCCGATGCCGACGGCATGATTCTTCAGGCACTCCCGGTACCTCGGTCTCCCCTTCTGCTGCTGTGCAACGGCTAATTCGGGCCCGCCTACTCCTCCACCGCCCGAACTCTGCATTTTTATGCGACCCGAGTTTCCCAGCGAGTCGTAGCTCGCGCCAGCCAGCTCCATCTCTTCCTCGTGCTCCTCTTGATCCTCGAACTCCATTCCACTAAaattttctccaaaataatatgtgttatttatataacaggaaaaaacaagaagaaagcaGAATCACCACCACCGCCACCAAAGACGATAACTCTTTTTTGTTTCCGGGTTTTGACTATATTCTTAAACCCCCAAAAGAAAGACGAAGCCGAAGAGAGAAAGATAAGAGGAGGCAAGAGAATGTGGCCATGAATTTCCCACTCTGCAAAAAGAGCTGTCTCCCTTCAAAGTCGCTCATATACTTTTCCGGTTTCTGAAACCCAGCTAATTGGGGTCTCTTTCCCACCCCACCTCCCTTTTCCACCCGCTATTCCCGGTAAACCGGTGAATTTCACCTTCTTGGTGATGGAAGTAAATTTGTCATTCTCCCTTTTAATTTTCAACCAAGGTAAAAAAGTGAAGAATCAGATGATTGGGTGTGGAGGGAGGTGGCTGGGACTGTGAAATTCAGAAGAGGGAGTGGTTTGTGGTACAGTCTGCAGCATAAGGGACTTGACTCGACTGGAGGGCAAGAGAATCCGAAATATATATATcgtctcttctttctttttctttctgtaACCCCACGCGCTGCTCACCGCCCATGCATGGACCAGGAACAGGAACAGGACCAGGACCAGAcagtaaaacttaaaaaaaaaacccacaccTCTCTGCTTTCTTGCTGGATCGTTTTTATGTTCATGGTAGTTGAAACCAGCTCTGGGTCATACGTATGTATGTATGCTCCCACGCATTTCTATACCGGACGGAACGAACTGATCGAGGTGGGACCGGCCCGAGAGGGTGGGAAAGAGGTGGCGCGTGAGGTTGCGCgtgaatatttttattatttttttgagaatgGTGGGGGTCAGGGTACGGTAAGAGGACATAGACATGGAGGTGGACAATGGGACACGGACACGGAATTacttaggaaaaaataaattgtcgGCATTTAAGGCTGCGACTGCATACGTGCGCTCGTCTCAGACATGGCTGACGCGCTCTTGGCGTCAACATGCATTTAATATTGCTCTGTCTTTTAATACTTTATAAAGAGCGCAAGTAACGCGCTTGGAAAACATCGTCGTACTTGGGCTTCCTTtcctcccccccccctcctccttCTGTCCTGCTTGCCGGAGGATCGAAATTAATGTATTCAACATTATAAttctatagtttttaatttacacgttacatttttattatgtatttttttaaataattagaataTGCAATGCTTTAATTTCCATAGACTTTATACAAATCCTTCCAAGTACTCGAAAACTTTTTAATACATCTTTACAAGACGACCAACTTCTAAGATTAGTCCAAGTGACAAAGGATCTAATCTTGGAGGAATACTTTATTTCAATGTCACATTTGTTTTCACATATAAAATGAGtcgaaatgaaaattaaaagttgaataaaatattattaaaatatattttttaatattatttttattttaagatttaaaaaaattaaattattctattttttggcATACTGCAATTATATAATTCCCTAAGTTAA
Coding sequences within it:
- the LOC122308602 gene encoding zinc-finger homeodomain protein 2-like isoform X4; its protein translation is MEFEDQEEHEEEMELAGASYDSLGNSGRIKMQSSGGGGVGGPELAVAQQQKGRPRYRECLKNHAVGIGGHAVDGCCEFMPAGVEGTLDALKCAACNCHRNFHRKETDGHPSASVGVADPYLQVPHHPQFSPYYRTPSGYLHLAPQQHRPLALPSISGGHSREDQEEDVSNPSGGLGGSLSKKRFRTKFTQEQKDKMLGLAESLGWRIQKHDEAVVQEFCNETGVKRHVLKVWMHNNKHTLAVH
- the LOC122308602 gene encoding zinc-finger homeodomain protein 2-like isoform X1 is translated as MEFEDQEEHEEEMELAGASYDSLGNSGRIKMQSSGGGGVGGPELAVAQQQKGRPRYRECLKNHAVGIGGHAVDGCCEFMPAGVEGTLDALKCAACNCHRNFHRKETDGHPSASVGVADPYLQVPHHPQFSPYYRTPSGYLHLAPQQHRPLALPSISGGHSREDQEEDVSNPSGGLGGSLSKKRFRTKFTQEQKDKMLGLAESLGWRIQKHDEAVVQEFCNETGVKRHVLKVWMHNNKHTLDSWKPALSLPQTCANLHFPLHIPFYVYSSMCVAFTNMSLNNPAFRFSSERGRERGKERNKGYGDVR
- the LOC122308602 gene encoding zinc-finger homeodomain protein 2-like isoform X2, whose product is MEFEDQEEHEEEMELAGASYDSLGNSGRIKMQSSGGGGVGGPELAVAQQQKGRPRYRECLKNHAVGIGGHAVDGCCEFMPAGVEGTLDALKCAACNCHRNFHRKETDGHPSASVGVADPYLQVPHHPQFSPYYRTPSGYLHLAPQQHRPLALPSISGGHSREDQEEDVSNPSGGLGGSLSKKRFRTKFTQEQKDKMLGLAESLGWRIQKHDEAVVQEFCNETGVKRHVLKVWMHNNKHTLDSWKPALSLPQTCANLHFPLHIPFYVYSSTLANFK
- the LOC122308602 gene encoding zinc-finger homeodomain protein 2-like isoform X3, encoding MEFEDQEEHEEEMELAGASYDSLGNSGRIKMQSSGGGGVGGPELAVAQQQKGRPRYRECLKNHAVGIGGHAVDGCCEFMPAGVEGTLDALKCAACNCHRNFHRKETDGHPSASVGVADPYLQVPHHPQFSPYYRTPSGYLHLAPQQHRPLALPSISGGHSREDQEEDVSNPSGGLGGSLSKKRFRTKFTQEQKDKMLGLAESLGWRIQKHDEAVVQEFCNETGVKRHVLKVWMHNNKHTLGTLANFK